A genome region from Bacillaceae bacterium IKA-2 includes the following:
- a CDS encoding ring-cleaving dioxygenase, with amino-acid sequence MNQLKGIHHVTAITSSAEKNYEFFTYVLGMRLVKKTVNQDDIQTYHLFFADDKGSAGTDMTFFDFPGIPKGVHGTNEISKTSFRVPSDAALDYWEKRFDRLEVKHTGIKKQFSKKTLSFVDFDDQQYQLISDEFNKGVESGTPWQKGPIPLEYAITGLGPIFIRIANFDYFKEMVEKVLLFQETDEEGSFHLFEVGEGGNGASVIVEYNATLPESRQGFGTVHHVAFRVENRSVLDEWIERMSRMGLPSSGYVNRHFFESLYARVVPQILFEFATDGPGFMGDEPYETLGEKLSLPPFLEPKRAEIEKLVRPIETVRSTKEFIKE; translated from the coding sequence ATGAACCAACTAAAAGGAATACACCACGTAACAGCTATTACAAGTAGTGCAGAAAAGAACTATGAATTTTTCACTTATGTTTTAGGTATGCGTTTAGTAAAAAAAACGGTCAATCAAGATGATATTCAAACTTATCATTTATTTTTTGCAGATGATAAAGGCAGCGCAGGCACAGACATGACTTTCTTTGACTTCCCCGGCATTCCGAAAGGCGTACATGGTACAAACGAAATTTCAAAGACATCGTTCCGTGTACCAAGTGATGCTGCATTAGACTATTGGGAAAAACGGTTTGATCGTTTAGAAGTCAAGCACACTGGAATTAAAAAACAATTTTCTAAGAAAACTCTTTCATTCGTTGATTTTGATGATCAACAATATCAATTGATATCAGATGAATTCAATAAAGGGGTGGAATCTGGAACGCCATGGCAAAAAGGTCCAATTCCACTGGAATATGCAATTACTGGTTTAGGGCCGATTTTTATCCGTATTGCGAACTTTGATTACTTTAAAGAAATGGTGGAAAAAGTCCTATTATTTCAAGAGACAGATGAAGAAGGTTCATTCCATTTATTTGAAGTAGGGGAAGGTGGAAATGGTGCCTCAGTCATTGTAGAATATAATGCAACCCTTCCTGAATCCCGACAAGGTTTTGGTACGGTACACCATGTGGCATTTCGAGTAGAGAATCGCTCAGTATTAGATGAATGGATTGAGCGGATGAGTAGGATGGGATTACCTTCATCCGGTTATGTAAATCGACACTTTTTTGAGTCATTATACGCAAGAGTTGTACCACAAATTTTATTTGAGTTTGCTACAGATGGTCCTGGATTTATGGGAGATGAACCTTATGAAACGCTTGGGGAAAAATTATCTTTACCTCCATTCTTAGAGCCTAAACGTGCAGAAATAGAAAAATTAGTTCGTCCAATTGAAACAGTAAGAAGTACAAAGGAATTCATCAAAGAATGA
- a CDS encoding ring-cleaving dioxygenase, which yields MYKIPGHHHISMITKNASQNNYFYCHVLGLRRVKVTVNQDDPSMYHLFYGDKTGSPGTELSFFEIPSVGKTYRGTNAITKIGLLVPSEASLSYWKVRFEERGVEHSDITTYANHPALHFEDSEGLRMVLLVSNGAKVVDWQTWEKSEVPAEHQIQGMGSVEMTVRRLDKLASTLIEMFGYTKISRTDDEEIFQSVNGEVFGEIVVKYFDGPSEKPGRGSIHHLAIRVKNEEELSFWEEQVRARGFQSSGIVDRFYFKSLYFRESNGILFEIATDGPGFTIDGDIETLGKKLDLPPFLEDRRVEIEKNLKPIEEY from the coding sequence ATGTATAAAATTCCAGGACATCATCACATTTCAATGATTACAAAAAACGCAAGTCAAAATAATTACTTTTACTGTCACGTCCTTGGTTTACGTCGTGTTAAAGTGACAGTCAACCAAGATGATCCGTCGATGTATCACTTATTTTACGGAGATAAGACAGGTAGCCCAGGTACTGAACTATCATTTTTTGAAATTCCATCAGTAGGAAAAACTTATCGTGGTACAAATGCCATTACAAAAATTGGTTTACTTGTACCATCAGAAGCAAGTTTATCCTATTGGAAAGTACGTTTTGAGGAACGCGGTGTTGAGCATAGTGATATTACAACGTATGCCAATCACCCAGCTTTACACTTTGAAGATTCTGAAGGTTTACGTATGGTACTTCTTGTCTCAAACGGTGCGAAAGTAGTGGACTGGCAAACTTGGGAAAAATCTGAAGTCCCTGCCGAGCATCAAATTCAAGGAATGGGCTCTGTGGAAATGACGGTACGAAGACTTGATAAACTAGCAAGCACACTTATAGAAATGTTTGGATATACAAAGATAAGCCGTACAGATGACGAAGAGATTTTTCAATCCGTTAATGGAGAGGTGTTTGGAGAAATCGTAGTGAAATATTTTGACGGTCCTTCTGAAAAACCAGGTCGTGGTAGTATTCATCATTTAGCAATTCGTGTAAAAAATGAAGAAGAACTCTCTTTTTGGGAAGAACAAGTAAGAGCACGTGGCTTCCAATCATCTGGCATAGTCGATCGCTTCTACTTTAAGAGCCTATATTTCCGTGAATCAAACGGGATTCTATTTGAAATTGCAACCGATGGACCAGGTTTCACAATCGATGGAGATATCGAAACACTGGGTAAAAAATTAGATTTACCACCATTTTTAGAAGACCGTAGAGTTGAAATTGAAAAAAATCTAAAACCGATTGAGGAGTATTAA
- a CDS encoding MarR family transcriptional regulator — translation MRKNTLGSLIWLRIARFTHQSNLLSNEFLKQFGITAAQFDVLNQVSTYQPITQSQLAVKVTVSEGGISRMLTRLERERYIQRKQDWKTKWITLTSKGEEKMEEVFDHQLTFQTSILSECLSEEEQKTLYNLMTKLQKHTENKIEN, via the coding sequence TTGAGAAAAAATACACTTGGTTCACTAATTTGGTTGCGGATTGCCCGTTTTACACATCAAAGTAATTTACTATCGAATGAATTCTTAAAACAGTTTGGTATTACCGCTGCACAGTTTGATGTATTAAATCAGGTTTCGACTTATCAGCCGATCACGCAAAGTCAGCTAGCTGTAAAAGTAACGGTGTCGGAGGGTGGAATTTCACGTATGCTCACTCGACTTGAGCGAGAGAGATATATACAGCGTAAGCAGGATTGGAAAACCAAATGGATTACCCTTACTTCCAAAGGGGAAGAAAAAATGGAGGAGGTCTTTGATCATCAACTTACCTTCCAGACCTCGATTCTCAGTGAGTGCTTATCAGAGGAAGAACAAAAAACACTTTATAACCTTATGACTAAGTTACAAAAACATACTGAAAATAAAATAGAAAATTAG